In one Natronosalvus amylolyticus genomic region, the following are encoded:
- a CDS encoding class 1 fructose-bisphosphatase, with product MGASAARRSDAIESIVNVIARSAAEIRQGLVGRRGAVEAENPSGEVQMEADVWADGILRRRLSAIDGVAQYASEEEPDVFECGDIEEGFAVAVDPLDGSSNLQSNNTMGTIFGVYDQPLPAPGRSLVTAGFVLYGPIITMAVATEEGVSEYELSGGERTLITDDLTLPGDPVVFGFGGRAQHWPPAIESYVETIRTELKLRYGGAMIGDVNQVLSYGGIFAYPTLETHENGKLRLQFEGNPIGYVLEQAGGRSSDGTQSLLDVEATELHQRTPVYIGSTEYVDRLEATLE from the coding sequence ATGGGGGCATCGGCTGCCCGGCGATCGGACGCCATCGAGTCCATCGTAAACGTCATCGCCCGATCTGCCGCTGAAATCAGGCAAGGCCTGGTCGGTCGTCGCGGTGCCGTTGAAGCCGAAAATCCAAGCGGTGAGGTACAGATGGAAGCGGACGTGTGGGCCGACGGCATCCTCCGGCGGCGACTATCGGCGATCGATGGCGTCGCCCAGTACGCGAGCGAGGAAGAACCAGACGTGTTCGAGTGCGGCGATATCGAGGAGGGATTCGCCGTCGCGGTCGACCCGCTCGATGGTTCGTCGAACCTGCAATCGAACAACACCATGGGAACCATCTTCGGCGTCTACGACCAGCCACTGCCAGCTCCCGGTCGGTCGCTGGTCACCGCAGGATTCGTCCTCTACGGTCCAATCATCACCATGGCGGTCGCCACCGAGGAGGGCGTCAGCGAGTACGAACTCTCCGGCGGGGAGCGGACGCTCATCACTGACGACCTCACGCTCCCCGGGGACCCCGTCGTCTTCGGGTTCGGCGGCCGCGCCCAGCACTGGCCACCCGCAATCGAATCGTACGTCGAGACGATTAGAACCGAACTCAAACTCCGCTACGGCGGGGCGATGATTGGGGACGTCAATCAGGTCCTCAGCTACGGCGGGATTTTTGCCTATCCAACCCTCGAGACCCACGAAAACGGCAAACTACGACTCCAGTTCGAAGGAAACCCGATCGGGTACGTCCTCGAGCAAGCCGGCGGTCGTTCTTCTGATGGCACCCAGTCGTTGCTCGACGTTGAAGCGACCGAGCTACACCAGCGAACGCCCGTGTACATCGGGTCGACAGAGTATGTGGACCGACTCGAGGCCACCCTCGAGTAA
- a CDS encoding class I fructose-bisphosphate aldolase — MLPIDDTPIVRDGNALILAMDHGLEHGPVDFEDVPEKLDPATVFETATHDAVTCIAVQKGIAEGYYPSYEDDVNLLVKLNGTSNLWMGEPDSSVNCSVEYAAEIGADAVGFTLYGGSNHEVEMAEEFREIHEAAREYDLPVVMWSYPRGQGVKNDTKPSTISYASRLALELGADIAKVKYPGSRDAMAHAVKSAGDMKVVMSGGSKKDDLEFLSSVEAVIDAGANGLAVGRNVWQRQDPSRILDALEKVIYEGETADAALGE; from the coding sequence ATGCTCCCCATCGACGACACGCCAATCGTTCGCGACGGAAACGCCTTGATTCTCGCGATGGACCACGGTCTCGAGCACGGTCCGGTCGATTTCGAAGACGTGCCGGAAAAGCTCGACCCGGCTACGGTGTTCGAGACGGCAACTCACGATGCCGTTACCTGTATCGCCGTCCAGAAAGGGATCGCCGAAGGATACTACCCGAGTTACGAGGACGACGTAAACCTCCTCGTCAAACTCAACGGCACCTCCAACCTCTGGATGGGTGAACCCGACTCGTCGGTCAACTGTTCAGTCGAGTACGCAGCCGAAATCGGCGCTGATGCGGTCGGATTTACGCTCTATGGCGGTTCGAACCACGAAGTCGAAATGGCCGAAGAATTCCGCGAGATTCACGAAGCCGCTCGCGAGTACGACCTCCCGGTCGTCATGTGGTCGTACCCGCGTGGACAGGGTGTCAAAAACGACACCAAACCGAGTACGATCTCGTACGCGTCCCGTCTGGCACTCGAACTCGGGGCTGACATCGCGAAGGTCAAATACCCCGGCAGCCGCGATGCGATGGCACACGCGGTCAAATCCGCCGGCGACATGAAGGTCGTGATGAGTGGCGGTTCGAAGAAAGACGACCTCGAGTTCCTCTCGAGTGTCGAAGCAGTCATCGACGCGGGTGCAAACGGGCTTGCAGTCGGTCGAAACGTCTGGCAACGTCAGGACCCGTCTCGAATCCTCGACGCCCTCGAAAAAGTCATTTACGAGGGGGAAACGGCGGATGCCGCCCTCGGTGAGTGA
- a CDS encoding DUF7409 domain-containing protein codes for MSNENVIESTDSTAPGLEEPARGALEEAGIEPSVVSKKDCSYRMLLDAGVEESVADTLRRQFSLPWSFESDGDLDRRSSEVRGLGAAEREWVAASADSTWQAFESASSRAAETESELDTERPWPKPTPITKVAGISPEKAQTLAKAGITSAERLATIPARDVAAALDLNVLHVRTWRHNARELLK; via the coding sequence GTGAGCAACGAAAACGTGATCGAATCGACCGACAGTACGGCGCCGGGACTCGAGGAGCCGGCCCGAGGTGCGCTCGAGGAAGCCGGTATCGAACCGTCAGTCGTCTCGAAAAAAGATTGCTCGTATCGGATGTTGCTCGATGCCGGTGTCGAGGAATCTGTCGCAGACACGCTTCGCCGTCAGTTTTCGCTCCCGTGGTCGTTCGAATCCGATGGCGATCTCGACCGTCGCTCCAGTGAAGTCCGTGGACTCGGTGCGGCAGAGCGAGAGTGGGTGGCTGCAAGCGCGGATTCGACCTGGCAGGCCTTCGAGTCTGCGTCCTCGAGGGCAGCCGAAACGGAGTCCGAACTGGATACCGAACGGCCCTGGCCGAAACCCACGCCGATTACGAAGGTTGCCGGCATCAGTCCGGAGAAGGCACAGACGCTGGCCAAAGCGGGTATCACGTCCGCCGAACGGTTGGCGACGATTCCGGCTCGAGACGTTGCCGCGGCGCTTGACCTCAACGTGTTGCACGTCAGGACGTGGCGACACAACGCGCGGGAACTGCTCAAGTAG